A single region of the Halosegnis marinus genome encodes:
- a CDS encoding HNH endonuclease — MPSLPKADLHKRMLGAIAGSVSDCSNPGRQPLSFVLAPTGRAYHVYMFTLSQSDPTGEHRDEDEYRIDIRLPEHDNGDRSPVTPTRSEEWTVVICGYDPETELFVLWDDDLYSDGYAWVRHLQVDRQALDDALDDGLGFQERNGGDGGERVIAATKEKLSDALHMRHRLVNIRQLLNAYLPNDWRDIPSHHTSDEVYYLELIAEYILERTDPDSSMADRRSEAESKITAIDGTLLDRCGVSSSDEFDNLFERIDDEWHEIPSAKDIAQAKATIEEQLDEEPELEESTSPPSPTLRGPERETETVQRTARDSAFSGIVRDAYDYQCAICGSERRSPSGNPEVEAAHIYPKRLNGRDDVRNGLALCKLHHWAFDTGWLSLTDDHEVLVRDAPNINGFADFEPLATTKIQLPEDPAEHPHERYLEAHRKIHDFG, encoded by the coding sequence ATGCCAAGCCTTCCCAAAGCGGATCTTCACAAACGGATGCTGGGAGCAATTGCTGGATCAGTCAGTGACTGCAGCAATCCAGGCCGTCAGCCGCTCTCGTTTGTCCTTGCCCCTACGGGCCGAGCGTACCATGTCTATATGTTTACGCTCTCACAGTCGGATCCTACTGGGGAGCACCGTGATGAGGATGAGTATCGGATTGATATCAGGCTCCCGGAGCACGATAATGGGGACCGATCACCAGTAACTCCGACCCGCTCGGAAGAGTGGACTGTTGTGATTTGTGGATATGACCCTGAGACAGAGCTTTTCGTGTTGTGGGACGATGATCTGTACTCCGATGGATATGCATGGGTTCGCCACCTGCAGGTAGATCGCCAAGCTCTCGATGACGCTCTCGATGACGGATTGGGATTTCAAGAGCGGAACGGCGGCGACGGAGGCGAGCGAGTCATTGCTGCAACGAAGGAAAAGCTCAGTGACGCGCTTCACATGCGACATCGACTGGTAAATATCCGACAGTTGCTGAATGCCTACCTGCCGAACGACTGGCGTGATATCCCCTCACACCACACATCGGACGAGGTCTACTATCTCGAACTCATAGCTGAATACATCCTCGAGCGCACAGATCCCGATAGTTCGATGGCCGACCGGCGCTCAGAGGCCGAATCGAAGATTACCGCTATCGATGGCACACTGCTTGACCGGTGTGGTGTGAGCTCTAGCGATGAGTTTGACAACTTGTTTGAACGGATTGACGATGAGTGGCACGAAATTCCATCGGCTAAGGATATTGCCCAGGCTAAAGCAACCATCGAGGAGCAACTTGACGAGGAGCCTGAGTTAGAGGAGAGTACCTCCCCGCCATCCCCGACATTACGAGGGCCCGAAAGAGAAACAGAAACCGTTCAGCGAACAGCGCGTGACAGTGCGTTCTCCGGAATAGTTCGGGACGCATACGACTACCAGTGTGCGATCTGTGGCTCGGAACGCCGGTCGCCAAGCGGGAATCCGGAGGTTGAAGCGGCCCACATCTATCCGAAGCGCCTGAATGGCCGGGATGACGTTCGAAACGGGCTTGCGTTGTGTAAACTCCACCATTGGGCATTTGATACAGGCTGGCTTTCACTTACCGACGATCACGAGGTCCTTGTGCGCGATGCCCCCAATATCAATGGCTTTGCTGACTTCGAACCGTTGGCAACAACGAAAATTCAGTTACCAGAAGACCCCGCGGAACATCCACACGAGAGGTATCTGGAAGCACACCGGAAAATCCACGACTTTGGCTGA